A part of Bacillus paramycoides genomic DNA contains:
- a CDS encoding S8 family peptidase, with protein sequence MRLEKTKEQIPVNLDPRLQRIIAKSQQNMDIQGITTAEKEISVIAKVKDLYTWSTIPGVLQTNDISMAPDKSGRIVTAKVELTEMEKIRQSQVVLSLKAVRPVKPLLKSTIEEIAARSNLLPPGAAKDYGGQDIVVGIIDDGCDFVHQNFQNQDKSTRILAIWDQSAEKNTDSSVEYGRVFTSDQINSALNSSQPYKTLGYPIIPFDPEAPRHGTHVMDIAVGNGRATGIPGVAPNADIVFVQAYPSDIPWIGEEVVNSTLGDSKQILDGVKFIFDLAGERPCVINISLGTYGGPHDGTSLVEQGIDGLLIEKPNRAVVIAAGNSYNHGIHAEGLVPNRGSFDLHWKINDKDFTFNELEIWYKGEDEFLLELINPEGDSIGKINLGENCKVLDDQGNTLVFMVNRKSDPNNNDNEIGIFLEKGIPTGTWTVRIHGTRVNHGAFHAWIERDLPRGQSSFISPQNNTHTLDSISCGHKSIVVGAYDAHVPDTPIYISSSAGPTRDGRQKPEISAPGHAVIAAASGTLNGVTKMSGTSMAAPAVSGVIALVLAEAQANCINLSIDQIREIIKKAARRNPPDGQGWNNRYGLGRIDASKAVKAVKTVDN encoded by the coding sequence ATGCGATTAGAAAAGACCAAGGAACAGATTCCAGTAAATCTCGATCCAAGACTACAAAGGATTATTGCAAAAAGTCAGCAGAATATGGATATCCAAGGAATTACTACAGCAGAGAAAGAAATATCTGTAATCGCAAAGGTGAAGGATCTTTATACTTGGAGCACTATTCCGGGGGTCCTTCAAACTAATGATATCTCTATGGCACCAGATAAATCAGGTCGAATCGTGACAGCTAAAGTTGAATTGACTGAAATGGAGAAGATAAGACAGTCACAAGTTGTGTTAAGCTTGAAAGCCGTTAGACCAGTAAAACCTTTGTTAAAAAGCACAATTGAAGAGATTGCTGCAAGAAGCAATCTCCTACCACCAGGTGCTGCAAAGGATTATGGAGGTCAGGACATAGTGGTTGGGATAATAGATGATGGTTGTGATTTTGTTCACCAAAACTTCCAAAATCAAGACAAATCAACACGGATACTAGCTATCTGGGATCAGAGTGCGGAGAAAAACACCGATAGTTCAGTTGAATATGGGAGAGTCTTTACTAGTGATCAAATCAATAGTGCGTTAAATTCTTCTCAGCCATATAAAACCTTGGGTTATCCTATAATCCCCTTTGACCCAGAAGCTCCAAGGCATGGTACACATGTAATGGATATTGCCGTTGGTAATGGGCGTGCTACTGGTATCCCCGGTGTGGCTCCTAATGCAGATATAGTGTTTGTACAAGCTTATCCTAGCGATATTCCTTGGATAGGGGAAGAAGTTGTTAATTCAACGCTTGGAGACTCTAAACAGATTCTTGATGGAGTAAAATTCATTTTTGATTTGGCTGGAGAGCGGCCTTGTGTAATTAATATTAGCCTAGGAACATATGGTGGTCCACATGACGGAACATCCCTTGTTGAACAGGGGATAGATGGTCTTTTAATTGAAAAACCTAATCGTGCCGTAGTTATTGCGGCTGGTAATTCATATAACCACGGTATTCATGCTGAAGGTTTAGTACCTAATAGAGGTTCTTTTGATCTTCACTGGAAAATAAATGATAAAGATTTTACGTTTAATGAGCTTGAAATATGGTATAAAGGTGAGGATGAGTTCCTTTTAGAGCTCATTAATCCTGAAGGAGATAGTATCGGCAAGATTAATCTTGGAGAAAATTGTAAAGTACTGGACGATCAAGGAAACACCTTGGTGTTTATGGTAAATCGAAAAAGCGACCCAAACAACAATGACAATGAAATAGGTATTTTCCTTGAGAAAGGAATACCCACGGGTACTTGGACAGTGCGTATCCATGGTACCAGAGTAAATCATGGTGCTTTTCATGCTTGGATTGAAAGAGATCTTCCTCGTGGTCAATCTAGCTTTATTTCACCTCAAAATAATACGCATACTTTAGATTCAATCTCTTGTGGACATAAAAGTATTGTAGTCGGTGCCTATGATGCACATGTCCCTGATACTCCTATTTATATATCTTCAAGTGCAGGACCAACACGTGATGGTCGACAAAAACCAGAGATTAGCGCACCGGGTCATGCTGTAATAGCCGCAGCTTCTGGCACATTAAATGGTGTGACAAAGATGTCAGGTACGAGTATGGCCGCACCAGCAGTATCAGGTGTTATTGCATTAGTTCTTGCTGAAGCTCAGGCTAATTGTATCAATCTCAGCATAGACCAAATCCGAGAAATTATAAAGAAAGCAGCAAGGAGAAATCCACCAGATGGACAAGGATGGAATAATCGATACGGTTTAGGAAGAATTGATGCAAGTAAAGCCGTAAAAGCTGTAAAAACAGTTGATAATTAG
- a CDS encoding Rpn family recombination-promoting nuclease/putative transposase, giving the protein MNNQQLVNLRIDFAFKQLFGTSGNEDILIAFLNAILQGSLESPIVSLQLEDPHLHREHEEDKLSILDISTTLDTGTKVNVEIQLNNNHDMIKRSLYYWGRLYTSQLQKGMPYSSLHKSITINLLNFVMFSEYEAFHTTGILWNQQQQKVLSDDIEIHIVEIPKLMQQWRNEQVNPWEDSFVRWLLLLPANEDEHLTQTLEDIAMNQDPILQKAMNKWERMSQDSSFRQAYEAREKTLMDEAAKFAHAEQQGIKKGIEEGKMQLIRGMHKNGMPIDDIARFTNLRIEEIQEILQS; this is encoded by the coding sequence ATGAACAACCAACAATTAGTGAATTTACGCATTGATTTTGCTTTTAAACAATTATTTGGTACAAGTGGAAATGAAGATATTCTAATTGCGTTTTTAAATGCAATATTACAAGGTTCTTTAGAATCCCCTATTGTTTCTTTGCAATTAGAAGACCCACACTTGCATCGAGAACATGAAGAGGATAAATTATCAATTTTAGATATTTCCACCACATTAGATACGGGAACAAAGGTAAATGTGGAAATACAGCTAAATAATAATCATGATATGATTAAGAGAAGTTTATATTATTGGGGAAGGCTATACACGTCCCAACTTCAAAAAGGAATGCCATATAGTTCGCTCCATAAATCAATTACGATTAATTTGTTAAATTTCGTTATGTTTTCTGAATACGAGGCATTCCATACAACAGGAATTCTATGGAATCAACAACAACAGAAGGTATTAAGTGATGATATAGAAATTCATATTGTAGAGATTCCAAAACTCATGCAGCAGTGGCGTAATGAACAAGTAAATCCCTGGGAAGATTCTTTCGTTCGTTGGTTATTACTTCTACCAGCGAATGAAGATGAACATTTAACCCAAACATTGGAGGATATTGCGATGAACCAAGACCCTATTTTACAAAAAGCAATGAATAAATGGGAACGTATGAGTCAAGATTCTTCTTTCAGACAAGCGTATGAAGCTAGGGAAAAAACTCTTATGGACGAGGCCGCAAAGTTCGCTCATGCAGAGCAGCAAGGGATTAAAAAAGGTATAGAAGAAGGAAAAATGCAACTTATTCGTGGTATGCACAAAAATGGAATGCCAATAGATGATATTGCAAGGTTTACAAATTTACGTATTGAAGAAATACAAGAAATTTTACAATCATAA